From Ascaphus truei isolate aAscTru1 chromosome 20, aAscTru1.hap1, whole genome shotgun sequence, one genomic window encodes:
- the LOC142470992 gene encoding olfactory receptor 5V1-like, whose amino-acid sequence MLWENQTTVTEFLLLGFPAIHNFKILLFFVFLLLYICTIAGNVVIIVLVSTSHQLRTPMYFFLSHLSLSDILLTTDIVPNMLYVIMAEGGVITLAGCISQFFLFGTSAGSECFLLTVMSYDRYLAICHPLRYSAIMDFKLCFQLVFGSWFLGFMAALSMVILICSFQLCNPNVIDHFFCDITPLLDHFCSDRSIADTDVLFLAISFFIFPFIFIVVTYVCISLTILNISSATGRQKAFSTCSSHLAVVCTYYGTLIAKYVIPSKGQSLIVMKITSLLYTVITPLFNPIIYTLRNKEIQAALWKCTSVRVQI is encoded by the coding sequence ATGCTCTGGGAGAATCAGACCACGGTTACAGAATTTCTGCTTCTGGGGTTTCCAGCCATTCACAACTTCAAGATCTTACTCTTCTTTGTCTTCCTTCTGTTATACATTTGCACCATAGCTGGAAATGTTGTTATTATTGTCTTGGTGTCAACCAGTCACCAGCTCCGTACCCCCATGTACTTCTTTCTCAGTCACCTGTCCCTGTCTGACATCTTGCTAACCACAGATATTGTGCCTAACATGCTATACGTAATAATGGCAGAAGGAGGCGTTATCACTCTCGCTGGCTGCATCTCTCAATTTTTCCTCTTTGGTACCTCAGCAGGTTCTGAATGTTTCCTCCTTACAGTGATGTCTTATGACAGATACCTGGCCATATGCCACCCATTGCGTTACTCTGCTATTATGGACTTTAAGCTGTGCTTCCAATTGGTTTTCGGGTCTTGGTTCTTAGGTTTTATGGCAGCACTAAGTATGGTTATTTTGATTTGTTCATTTCAGTTATGTAACCCCAATGTCATAGACCATTTCTTCTGTGATATTACCCCTCTCTTAGACCATTTTTGCTCAGACAGAAGCATTGCAGATACAGACGTCCTTTTTCTAGCCATCTCTTTCTTTATTTTCCCATTCATCTTCATCGTTGTGACTTATGTCTGTATCTCCCTCACCATACTCAATAtctcctccgccactgggagacagaaagccttctccacctgcagCTCTCACCTGGCTGTTGTGTGCACATATTATGGGACACTGATTGCTAAATATGTGATTCCCTCCAAAGGTCAGTCATTGATTGTAATGAAAATCACTTCTCTTCTGTACACAGTCATCACCCCGTTATTCAATCCCATCATCTATACTCTGAGGAACAAGGAGATCCAGGCAGCCCTGTGGAAATGTACCAGTGTAAGGGTACAAATATAA